From Fusarium oxysporum f. sp. lycopersici 4287 chromosome 10, whole genome shotgun sequence, the proteins below share one genomic window:
- a CDS encoding uracil phosphoribosyltransferase: MSSLPSNVHVSQHPCLRAKLSQLRSKANSPREVKSLIHEISLIVSCEALASSLEATEGTQDETPLGFQFTSTTVQPSTMCLVPILRSGLGMVDAVQTMLPIPVPVHHLGMYREPSTLDPVEYYNNLPQQIPGDSSNSNASSLAILVDPVIATGGTCAAAIQTLREWGAKRIIVLAVIGADEGVQRVAAEWPEGCEVWIAAVDKELTKDGMLKPGLGDVGDRLFLTIGK; the protein is encoded by the exons ATGTCTTCGTTGCCTTCAAACGTCCATGTCTCTCAGCACCCGTGTCTACGGGCAAAGCTGAGCCAGCTTCGCTCAAAGGCCAACAGCCCTAGAGAGGTCAAATCACTGATTCATGAGATCTCTCTGATTGTCTCTTGTGAAGCTCTTGCTTCGTCTTTGGAAGCTACGGAAGGGACTCAG GATGAGACGCCTTTGGGCTTCCAGTTCACTTCCACAACAGTGCAACCAAGTACCATGTGTCTGGTTCCCATTCTGCGATCAGGTCTTGGCATGGTTGACG CTGTGCAAACCATGCTCCCTATCCCAGTTCCAGTTCATCATCTGGGCATGTACCGTGAGCCGTCTACTCTCGACCCAGTTGAGTACTACAACAATCTTCCCCAGCAAATTCCAGGTGACTCCTCCAACAGCAACGCTAGTAGCCTTGCTATCTTGGTCGATCCTGTTATTGCAACCGGCGGGACCTGCGCCGCCGCCATCCAGACGCTTCGTGAATGGGGCGCAAAGAGAATCATTGTTCTCGCCGTTATTGGAGCTGACGAGGGTGTTCAGAGAGTCGCTGCCGAGTGGCCCGAGGGATGCGAGGTTTGGATTGCAGCAGTGGACAAAGAGTTGACCAAGGATGGTATGCTGAAGCCTGGTCTGGGAGATGTTGGTGACAGGTTGTTCTTAACTATCGGCAAATGA
- a CDS encoding hypothetical protein (At least one base has a quality score < 10): MYSHQAGVNARYEPQATDDVSWDASSEKFPSGKKRTFYRPTALRWYFIIGQIAFLMAVMGLVIWALIEMPNSDGTAKIIHKRSNNGNPNFPRDDTAMTPEVARQTRLATTYIVSDVSTVVTVPGTTGKYTTTIETTEYSTHWDLTTTVKDGTTMTSVDYTVIPTKVVTEVVTTRPGEATKSVFTSISVGYSVVYPSGSDSAAPGTISYTEAITVTQAYSLPGAATTYTSTLEGDRTETIYTTIVEDGETKTLSHVITEAAPTQYESVGETTASASTYVSYGKITITSVYTDQKPIGKPKPTEKAKPTVIDVVTVEDDHTVKKVEKLDPTTYVTKVKDIETVEVVVSQEGETFVSEIEAFETTVDIVETGVDGLLTTNQVVSTKAASLATITKSAAPTTIISTKSADKLKTVTSERTDSSTIISTIKGKTRTYEKTTTIAPTGTDDASEAGATGGVVKTVVTVYELDAGKYFLGKFLPPILAVMLSIPARVIDYNAQLFQPFHALNRVDGAMGPESMNLHFGSWSGIVEPFNGLVDGHPVPFITMLVVLFSALLTPLAVEAIGFKMHGQCKINAYEGCAPALGVSSLSSRILLAVLGVMVLLLCGLLFFLRKFHTGVYANPWSVAGVASLASNRDVRPQQDSERRIEKEMAEKRYGFGFFENRAGQTEYGIVLYDDAGENLQHNHPLSESSSVGAQAVSRRRRNPFVMLGLAWRLVFLLFLLGLMVFLLYYHLTLDKSSSFKNFMNSQTFGVRFLFAAFGVIISFSWTAFFITIAMVVPYQVMSHGPQSASNSVLLTRPTNPFSGFWSAFKHGQIFPGLVALMAIFSEFMPILLANIPYSLSQVRVSHDICARLSVGILALMAITILLSFIVRWPDMPVDPRSIAGAMYYVSESNMVDHFSGMADMDGDERKQRIRELGGTYLYGELTTRTGEKRPAVEWDDHTLGVDPSVSQRRKDNIQVRHDSIDTGYYGHQS, encoded by the exons ATGTACTCTCACCAGGCTGGCGTCAACGCGCGCTACGAGCCTCAAGCCACAGACGATGTGTCTTGGGACGCCAGTTCAGAGAAGTTCCCCTCCGGCAAGAAAAGGACCTTCTATCGCCCTACAGCTTTACGATGGtacttcatcatcggccAGATAGCCTTTCTCATGGCTGTTATGGGACTGGTCATCTGGGCACTGATAGAAATGCCCAACTCAGATGGAACAGCAAAGATCATCCACAAGAGAAGCAACAACGGCAACCCTAATTTCCCACGAGACGATACAGCGATGACCCCTGAAGTAGCAAGGCAAACAAGACTCGCAACGACCTACATCGTGAGCGACGTGTCTACTGTCGTTACTGTACCAGGCACGACAGGAAAATATACCACCACGATCGAGACCACGGAGTACAGTACGCACTGGGATCTTACCACGACAGTAAAGGACGGCACGACCATGACGAGCGTAGACTATACCGTAATCCCAACAAAGGTCGTCACCGAGGTCGTCACCACCAGGCCGGGAGAGGCAACAAAATCCGTTTTCACAAGTATCAGTGTGGGCTACTCAGTCGTCTATCCCTCAGGCTCTGATTCTGCTGCCCCCGGTACTATCAGCTACACGGAAGCTATAACGGTTACCCAGGCTTATTCGCTTCCTGGTGCAGCCACCACATATACGTCTACTCTGGAGGGAGATAGGACAGAGACTATTTACACCACTATCGTAGAGGATGGCGAGACAAAGACTCTGTCGCATGTAATCACCGAGGCGGCTCCTACTCAATACGAGAGTGTGGGAGAGACGACAGCATCCGCTAGTACCTACGTCTCATACGGTAAAATCACCATTACTTCTGTCTACACAGACCAGAAGCCTATTGGCAAGCCCAAGCCGACAGAAAAGGCGAAGCCCACGGTTATTGATGTCGTCACTGTCGAAGACGACCACACAGTGAAGAAAGTCGAGAAGCTGGACCCGACAACCTATgtcaccaaggtcaaggataTCGAGACGGTTGAGGTAGTTGTTTCTCAGGAAGGCGAAACATTTGTCAGCGAGATCGAAGCTTTCGAGACCACAGTTGACATCGTTGAGACTGGAGTTGATGGACTGCTTACGACTAACCAAGTAGTCTCAACTAAAGCCGCATCGTTGGCAACAATTACTAAGTCTGCTGCACCTACGACAATCATATCGACCAAGTCAGCCGACAAACTCAAGACTGTAACCTCCGAACGAACAGACTCATCGACTATAATTTCAACAATCAAAGGAAAGACGAGAACATACGAAAAAACCACCACAATCGCTCCCACCGGTACCGATGATGCATCAGAAGCTGGAGCAACTGGCGGAGTAGTCAAGACTGTGGTTACAGTATATGAGCTCGATGCTGGAAAGTACTTCCTGGGAAAATTTCTTCCCCCCATTCTCGCAGTCATGCTGTCGATTCCTGCGCGAGTCATCGACTACAACGCCCAACTCTTTCAGCCCTTCCACGCCTTGAATAGAGTCGACGGTGCTATGGGACCAGAGTCGATGAACCTTCACTTCGGCAGTTGGTCAGGAATTGTAGAGCCTTTCAATGGTCTTGTCGATGGTCATCCCGTGCCATTCATCACAATGCTTGTCGTTTTGTTTTCCGCGCTTCTGACACCTCTGGCAGTCGAAGCTATTGGTTTCAAGATGCATGGTCAGTGCAAGATCAACGCTTATGAGGGTTGTGCTCCAGCCCTGGGTGTCTCATCATTATCGTCACGCATCCTCCTTGCAGTTTTAGGGgtgatggtcttgttgctATGCGGTTTACTATTCTTCCTTCGAAAGTTCCACACTGGGGTATACGCAAACCCTTGGAGTGTTGCAGGAGTCGCATCGCTGGCCTCGAATAGAGATGTCAGACCGCAGCAAGACTCTGAGCGAAGAATAGAAAAAGAGATGGCAGAGAAGCGATACGGCTTCGGATTCTTTGAGAACCGTGCAGGCCAGACTGAGTACGGCATTGTTCTCTACGACGACGCCGGGGAGAACCTTCAGCATAATCATCCGCTATCAGAGTCGAGTTCTGTGGGCGCACAGGCAGTCAGTAGGCGGCGAAGAAACCCATTCGTCATGCTAGGTCTCGCGTGGCGTTTGGTGTTTTTGCTGTTCCTGCTTGGGTTGATGGTGTTCCTGCTTTACTACCACCTCACACTTGAcaagtcatcatcattcaagAACTTCATGAATAGCCAGACTTTTGGTGTTCGATTCTTGTTTGCCGCTTTCGGAGTTATTATCTCGTTTAGCTGGACAGCCTTCTTTATCA CTATCGCTATGGTTGTGCCATATCAGGTCATGTCGCATGGCCCTCAGTCAGCATCCAACTCGGTTTTGCTCACGAGACCTACCAACCCTTTTTCAGGCTTCTGGTCTGCCTTCAAGCATGGGCAAATCTTCCCTGGCCTAGTTGCGCTAATGGCCATATTTTCTGAGTTTATGCCCATTCTTCTCGCCAACATCCCTTACTCGCTATCACAAGTGCGCGTCTCACACGATATCTGTGCGCGACTTTCTGTTGGAATTTTGGCTCTGATGGCAATTACCATCCTACTCAGCTTCATTGTCCGCTGGCCTGATATGCCGGTAGATCCTCGCTCCATCGCTGGAGCCATGTACTACGTGAGCGAGAGCAATATGGTAGATCACTTTAGTGGCATGGCGGACATGGATGGGGATGAGCGTAAGCAGCGTATTCGAGAATTGGGAGGGACATATTTGTATGGAGAGCTGACGACGCGAACGGGTGAGAAGAGACCTGCTGTAGAGTGGGATGATCATACGCTGGGCGTTGATCCTTCGGTGTCGCAGCGGAGGAAAGATAATATCCAAGTCAGGCATGACAGCATCGATACAGGATATTATGGACATCAATCATGA
- a CDS encoding glutathione S-transferase gives MSQPDPKRVKTDDDAPYELIYWPVIPGRGEFVRLVFEEAGVPYSDVAQHIEKGMNAVKSLTSTDNIGDEHNPPALAPPALKHGDLLISQTPNILLYVAPRLGLAPKEGNGVYHLNEIVLTILDGLVNELHDTHHPIAISLYYEDQKEESKKKSKYFIKERLPKYFKYMQRVLDAKTSGEGPWLYGDSLTYADLVLFQAVDGTKFAFPKSTEALKKSGEYDGVFKLYDAVKERPNISKYLQSDRRRKYSEGIWRYYPELEEA, from the exons ATGTCTCAGCCAGATCCCAAGCGTGTGAAAACTGATGACGATGCTCCCTATGAGCTCATCTACTGGCCAGTCATTCCCGGTCGCGGCGAATTCGTCCGCCTCGTGTTCGAAGAAGCTGGTGTTCCATACTCAGACGTTGCACAGCACATAGAGAAGGGCATGAACGCTGTCAAGAGTCTTACTTCCACAGACAACATTGGCGATGAGCATAACCCGCCTGCTCTAGCTCCGCCAGCTCTCAAGCACGGCGATCTTCTCATTTCTCAGACGCCCAACATTCTTCTATACGTCGCTCCGAGGCTTGGTCTAGCGCCCAAAGAAGGAAACGGTGTGTATCATCTCAATGAGATTGTTTTGACGATCCTGGATGGCCTTGTCAATGAACTCCATGATACTCATCATCCTATCGCCATTAGTCTCTATTATGAGGACCAGAAGGAGGAGTCCAAGAAAAAGTCCAAGTATTTCATCAAGGAGCGCCTCCCCAAGTATTTCAAGTACATGCAGCGAGTGCTTGATGCCAAAACCAGTGGTGAGGGGCCATGGCTATATGGCGACAGCTTGACCTATGCAGACCTCGTACTTTTCCAG GCTGTCGATGGTACCAAGTTTGCCTTCCCCAAGTCTACTGAGGCATTGAAGAAGTCTGGTGAATACGACGGCGTTTTCAAGTTATATGACGCTGTCAAGGAGAGACCCAACATTAGCAAATATCTTCAGAGTGACAGGCGCAGGAAGTACTCCGAAGGAATCTGGCGATATTACCCTGAGTTGGAGGAGGCATAG
- a CDS encoding DNA ligase 4 has translation MSQTDEAQHEDEIQYGIVGMTREELEEKFPNRPKNHSKTLIFSELFREVFNPLNENKKQNAIGAGPRKGFRGVNKLSPHEQRRHIIERFITRWRKEVGPDFYPALRLILPDKDRDRGVYGLKENTIGKLLVKLMKIDKNSEDGYNLLHWKLPGQTTASRLAGDFAGRCFEVISKRPMRTDVGNMTIAEVNEQLDKLAASTGESENLRVFETFYNRMNSEELMWLIRIVLKQMKVGATEKTFLDLWHPDGDALFSVSSSLRRVCWELHDPETRLEQEETGVALMQCFQPQLAQFQMPASFQKMIELLRPTEEDPEFWIEEKLDGERMQVHMVQDKSHPGGKRFCFWSRKAKDYTYLYGDGLQDENSSLTRHLKNAFASGVKNLILDGEMITWDMGVDKIVPFGTLKTAALSEQKNKSDTDSAGHRPLFRVFDILYLNNKPLTQYTLRDRHRALEKAIKPVHRRLEIHSYDKATSADAIEPLLREVVANASEGLVLKNPRSMYRLNSRNDDWLKVKPEYMSEFGESLDCVIIGGYYGSGKRGGMLSSFLCGLRVTQNHIQAGANPEKCFSFFKVGGGFRAEDYAEIRHRTEGKWIEWDQKNPPSKYIELGGGELRQYERPDVWIRPKDSVVVSVKAASVGPSDQFARGFTLRFPRFRRLRLDRTWDTALSLEEFQELKERVEEESKEKAMTVEDRKRRNPKRVKRELTIAGEDATVAEFKGEMTNLFEGLDFCVLSEALRPYKKTKAQLEAIIKENGGTVLQRAVPGTNMVLIADKKVVKVASLIKGGAVDIICPKWIRDCLEQELGAFLLPFEPSHLFHATDALHRAAEDNTDQFGDSYARDLSIEELRELMQDMPKIEDGTQFDKNEFLQQLEEHGKDLGRLRSFTFRRCVVLFHAVEAGDNKISRLKHLVKYGGGNVTDDTDDLSVTHVVIEGDDPMQVGEAADMVRKELSSRRLQPRLVTGKWIDECWNESTLLDEEQFVIP, from the exons ATGTCGCAAACTGATGAGGCACAGCATGAAGACGAGATCCAGTATGGCATCGTGGGCATGACCCGCGAAGAGCTGGAGGAAAA GTTTCCGAATCGCCCAAAGAATCACTCAAAGACGCTCATCTTCTCGGAACTGTTTCGAGAAGTCTTCAACCCCCTCAATGAGAATAAGAAGCAGAATGCCATCGGTGCAGGCCCTAGAAAGGGATTCCGTGGTGTGAACAAGCTTTCTCCTCATGAACAGCGTAGACACATCATTGAGCGCTTCATCACTCGATGGCGCAAAGAAGTTGGTCCTGATTTCTATCCCGCTTTGCGTCTGATCCTGCCAGACAAAGACCGTGACCGTGGAGTTTACGGACTCAAAGAAAACACCATTGGAAAGTTGCTCGTTAAGCTTATGAAAATAGACAAAAACTCCGAGGATGGCTACAACCTGTTGCATTGGAAGCTACCAGGTCAGACGACAGCGTCGCGCCTGGCTGGTGACTTTGCAGGACGATGTTTTGAAGTCATCTCAAAGCGGCCAATGCGCACCGATGTTGGGAATATGACCATTGCAGAAGTCAATGAGCAGCTTGACAAACTCGCTGCTTCAACAGGAGAGTCAGAGAATCTGCGCGTCTTTGAGACTTTCTACAATCGCATGAATTCAGAAGAGCTCATGTGGCTCATTCGGATCGTCCTCAAGCAGATGAAAGTCGGGGCCACGGAGAAGACTTTCCTTGACTTGTGGCATCCAGACGGAGATGCTCTATTTAGTGTGTCCTCAAGTTTAAGACGTGTTTGCTGGGAGCTGCATGACCCAGAAACCCGCCTTGAGCAGGAGGAAACTGGAGTTGCTTTGATGCAATGTTTCCAACCACAGCTCGCCCAATTTCAGATGCCTGCATCTTTTCAAAAAATGATCGAGCTTCTTCGACCAACCGAGGAAGACCCCGAATTCTGGATCGAGGAAAAGCTGGACGGTGAGCGTATGCAAGTCCATATGGTCCAAGACAAGAGCCACCCGGGCGGCAAAAGGTTCTGTTTTTGGTCACGAAAAGCCAAAGATTACACCTATCTCTACGGCGATGGTCTTCAAGACGAGAACTCAAGTCTGACCAGACATTTGAAAAACGCATTTGCATCTGGAGTAAAAAACTTGATCCTGGACGGCGAAATGATCACCTGGGATATGGGTGTTGACAAGATAGTGCCTTTTGGCACCCTCAAAACAGCTGCGCTTTCGGAACAGAAGAATAAGTCTGATACAGACTCAGCTGGGCACAGGCCATTGTTCCGCGTTTTTGATATCCTTTACCTGAACAACAAACCCCTAACTCAATATACCCTGCGGGATCGACATCGAGCTTTGGAAAAGGCTATCAAGCCTGTTCATCGCCGACTTGAAATTCACAGTTACGACAAGGCAACGAGTGCCGACGCAATCGAGCCTCTTCTCCGTGAGGTCGTCGCTAATGCTTCTGAAGGCCTTGTGCTGAAGAACCCGCGATCTATGTACCGCCTCAACAGTCGAAATGATGACTGGCTCAAGGTCAAACCTGAATACATGTCCGAGTTTGGCGAGTCCCTCGACTGTGTCATTATTGGTGGCTACTATGGTTCAGGGAAACGAGGTGGCATGTTATCAAGCTTTCTGTGTGGACTGCGTGTTACACAGAATCATATCCAAGCTGGCGCCAACCCCGAGAAATGTTTCAGTTTCTTCAAAGTCGGTGGCGGTTTCCGTGCAGAAGACTATGCGGAGATTCGGCATCGAACAGAAGGCAAGTGGATTGAGTGGGATCAGAAGAATCCGCCATCAAAGTACATCGAACttggaggaggagagctTAGACAGTATGAGAGACCGGATGTCTGGATTCGGCCTAAAGACTCTGTTGTTGTTTCTGTGAAAGCAGCCAGTGTTGGACCTTCAGATCAATTCGCCCGAGGCTTCACACTAAGATTCCCACGATTCAGACGACTCCGACTGGACCGAACCTGGGATACAGCCCTCTCCCTTGAAGAGTTCCAGGAGTTGAAGGAgcgagttgaagaagagtcAAAGGAGAAGGCGATGACGGTTGAGGACAGGAAGCGGCGCAACCCCAAGCGAGTGAAGAGAGAGCTGACCATTGCTGGAGAAGACGCGACTGTAGCTGAGTTCAAGGGAGAGATGACAAACCTTTTCGAGGGACTGGACTTCTGCGTACTTTCAGAAGCGCTCCGACCTTATAAAAAGACCAAGGCCCAGCTTGAGGCCATCATCAAGGAGAATGGCGGCACAGTCTTACAACGAGCCGTACCAGGGACCAACATGGTTCTGATAGCCGACAAGAAGGTGGTAAAGGTGGCGAGCCTCATTAAAGGAGGGGCCGTTGACATTATCTGCCCCAAATGGATAAGAGATTGTCTTGAACAGGAATTGGGAGCGTTTCTTTTGCCATTTGAACCGTCGCATCTGTTTCACGCCACTGATGCATTACACCGAGCGGCAGAAGATAACACAGATCAGTTTGGGGACAGCTACGCGCGGGATCTTTCCATCGAAGAACTCAGAGAGCTAATGCAAGACATGCCTAAGATTGAGGACGGCACGCAATTTGACAAGAATGAGTTTCTCCAACAGCTTGAGGAACATGGGAAAGACTTAGGACGATTAAGGAGCTTTACCTTTCGACGTTGTGTGGTGCTGTTTCATGCCGTGGAAGCTGGCGACAACAAGATTTCGAGGCTAAAGCACCTTGTCAAGTACGGCGGGGGTAATGTTACAGATGACACCGATGATCTGTCTGTGACACATGTGGTGATCGAAGGCGACGACCCGATGCAAGTAGGCGAGGCCGCTGATATGGTACGAAAAGAGCTGAGCTCAAGGCGCTTGCAACCAAGATTAGTGACAGGGAAATGGATTGACGAGTGCTGGAACGAGAGCACATTACTTGACGAGGAGCAGTTTGTAATTCCTTGA
- a CDS encoding DNA-directed RNA polymerase III subunit RPC7, which translates to MSRGGRGGGRGGRGGGRGGRPNVPWDTGDEPDARPSELFPPYLVPTPRELASHEKAAVQHYLLLRHQVHASPLYTSKRTALNDPTAPRKHYGQAQKNARFGIKSKASLDPFTAVPTYSHKFVREERALPDWSNRPVCRELFPMELYETIDAASANDGGLPGGFKRRKLELSSVSALPSAEEAFGMGGDGEDEMQGRNLLERLQALKEEEGDEAGDLEDEEGMEEEEQDEVYDDEDAGDYDAENYFDGGDEFDDYGDDGGDGEGTY; encoded by the exons ATGTCTCGAGGTGGTCGAGGAGGTGGCCGTGGTGGACGCGGCGGCGGCAGAGGTGGAAGGCCTAATGTGCCCTGGGATACAGGCGATGAACCTGATGCGCGACCATCTGAGCTATTTCCC CCATACCTCGTCCCTACTCCCCGAGAACTCGCCTCGCACGAAAAAGCAGCCGTACAACACTATCTTCTACTACGGCATCAAGTCCACGCCTCTCCTCTATACACATCCAAGCGCACAGCTCTCAATGATCCAACAGCACCCCGCAAACACTACGGCCAGGCACAGAAGAATGCCCGTTTCGGCATAAAGAGCAAGGCCTCTTTAGACCCCTTTACCGCCGTGCCTACCTACTCCCATAAGTTCGTTCGCGAGGAACGTGCTCTTCCAGATTGGTCCAACCGTCCAGTATGTCGCGAGCTCTTCCCCATGGAACTCTACGAAACCATCGACGCTGCATCTGCCAACGACGGTGGCCTTCCAGGCGGTTTCAAGCGCCGGAAGTTGGAGCTCAGCAGCGTTAGCGCACTTCCTAGTGCAGAGGAAGCTTTTGGCATGGGAGgcgatggtgaagatgagatgCAGGGCCGCAATCTCCTTGAACGGTTACAGGCGctcaaggaagaagagggcgACGAAGCAGGCGATCTTGAGGACGAAGAAGGcatggaagaggaagagcaggATGAAGTTtacgacgacgaagatgcgGGTGATTATGACGCTGAGAATTACTTTGACGGTGGTGACGAGTTTGACGACtatggcgatgatggcggcgATGGAGAAGGGACTTACTAG